A genomic stretch from Ureibacillus composti includes:
- a CDS encoding HXXEE domain-containing protein — MKTIKHLMLLFPLVFLIHDLEEILTVEQVDLPVPIEITSLQFTLAFILLWIIVTWACISAANQKRFLGMNPITTFSFILAIFLVNGIGHVLQSVIFRKYVPGVVTAVVLLIPFCLYCLKRLQDEQLITKKDITKHLLIGAILITPTILMALLIGKFIF; from the coding sequence TTGAAAACTATTAAGCACCTCATGCTCCTTTTCCCCCTCGTCTTTTTGATTCATGATTTAGAAGAAATCCTAACTGTTGAACAAGTTGATTTACCAGTGCCAATTGAAATAACAAGCCTCCAATTTACACTTGCGTTTATTCTGCTATGGATCATTGTGACGTGGGCTTGTATAAGTGCAGCGAATCAAAAGCGGTTTCTTGGGATGAATCCCATCACTACGTTTTCATTTATTCTTGCTATCTTTTTAGTCAATGGAATTGGTCACGTATTGCAAAGTGTCATCTTTAGGAAATATGTACCCGGCGTCGTGACGGCAGTCGTGCTGCTAATTCCATTTTGTTTATATTGTCTGAAACGATTGCAAGATGAACAATTAATCACAAAAAAAGATATTACAAAGCATTTATTAATAGGAGCGATTCTCATAACTCCAACAATCCTTATGGCACTACTTATTGGAAAGTTCATATTTTAA
- a CDS encoding helix-turn-helix domain-containing protein, translated as MRNKAEILMHPVRMKILQSLMQHKENGVTTFEMLESIQDVSQATLYRHIQILLDANIIKIVHERKVRAVTEKYYGLNEEEAHLDLEEWRNLSKEKKLNYISYYQLVLMTQYQNYLTSIEKNPKSEDSSTFSLVDLKLSEEQFSNFQNELNQLMIKYYKMSDDNADSPTKTVAINIIPKA; from the coding sequence TTGCGTAATAAAGCTGAAATTTTAATGCACCCTGTGAGAATGAAAATTTTACAATCGCTTATGCAACATAAAGAGAATGGCGTAACTACTTTTGAGATGTTGGAGTCGATACAAGATGTATCACAAGCCACACTTTACCGCCATATTCAAATATTGTTAGATGCAAATATAATAAAAATTGTACATGAACGAAAAGTACGTGCGGTGACAGAAAAATACTATGGTTTAAACGAAGAGGAAGCCCATCTCGATCTAGAGGAATGGCGTAACCTATCGAAGGAGAAAAAACTCAACTACATTTCTTACTATCAATTGGTGTTAATGACCCAATATCAAAATTATTTAACTTCCATTGAAAAGAATCCCAAGTCCGAAGATAGCTCGACTTTCTCATTAGTCGATTTAAAATTGTCAGAGGAACAGTTCTCCAACTTCCAAAATGAATTAAATCAATTAATGATTAAATATTATAAGATGAGTGATGATAATGCAGATAGCCCTACAAAAACAGTTGCGATTAACATTATTCCAAAGGCATAA
- a CDS encoding PLD nuclease N-terminal domain-containing protein, with protein MKVIEWSLVLPVVLPFVFVALLLIVIALIDLVRNRHTRENVILWAIVILFCNTIGPVLYFTVGRKVGTKREV; from the coding sequence TTGAAAGTTATTGAGTGGTCACTTGTTTTGCCAGTTGTGTTACCTTTTGTTTTTGTTGCTTTGTTATTGATTGTCATCGCACTCATTGATTTAGTTCGTAACCGCCACACAAGAGAAAATGTAATTTTGTGGGCAATTGTGATTTTGTTCTGTAATACGATTGGTCCCGTTTTATATTTTACAGTTGGTCGGAAGGTGGGAACAAAACGTGAAGTTTGA
- a CDS encoding ABC transporter ATP-binding protein, whose protein sequence is MKFEVKNITKKYKEKTVVNNFSMVINENECVGLIGPNGAGKSTLIQIIVDILHADEGEVLLNDKKISNMKREIGYLPQYPNFFHWMTAFETLRFMGELSGLSKAQLKKEIPILLEKVGLARDVHSNVGTFSGGMKQRLGIAQALLHKPSFILMDEPVSALDPIGRREVLNLLQEIKKEATILLSTHILSDAEEICERFVIIKNGVKIEDKTRAQLLSRHKENTIYLTVDVIDHRWLQNLENQPYVQKVVKVGLKVKVNVDNMEEDKRKLLHFILKQDVNVNSFEVGEKETLEEIFMKLVVDV, encoded by the coding sequence GTGAAGTTTGAAGTGAAAAACATTACGAAAAAGTATAAAGAAAAGACCGTAGTAAATAACTTTTCTATGGTCATCAACGAGAATGAATGCGTCGGGTTAATCGGTCCAAATGGTGCAGGAAAATCAACGTTAATTCAAATCATTGTCGATATCCTTCATGCTGATGAAGGCGAAGTACTTTTAAATGACAAAAAGATCTCAAACATGAAGCGAGAAATCGGTTATTTGCCACAGTATCCTAATTTTTTTCATTGGATGACTGCCTTTGAAACGCTTAGATTTATGGGGGAGCTTTCAGGTCTATCAAAAGCACAATTAAAGAAGGAGATTCCAATTCTCTTAGAAAAAGTTGGTTTGGCGCGGGATGTTCACTCTAATGTAGGTACCTTTTCTGGTGGGATGAAGCAACGTTTAGGAATTGCTCAAGCACTTCTCCATAAGCCATCATTTATTCTGATGGATGAACCGGTTTCCGCTTTAGATCCGATTGGGCGGAGAGAAGTGTTAAATTTGCTTCAAGAAATTAAAAAAGAAGCCACTATCCTATTATCGACTCACATCTTGAGTGATGCTGAAGAAATTTGTGAACGCTTTGTCATTATAAAAAATGGGGTGAAAATTGAGGATAAGACACGTGCTCAATTATTGAGTCGGCATAAAGAAAATACTATTTATTTAACAGTTGATGTTATCGATCATAGATGGCTCCAGAATTTAGAGAATCAGCCTTATGTACAAAAAGTCGTAAAGGTCGGACTGAAAGTAAAGGTGAACGTGGACAATATGGAAGAGGATAAGCGCAAGTTGCTCCACTTTATACTTAAACAGGACGTGAATGTAAATAGTTTTGAAGTGGGTGAGAAGGAAACGCTGGAAGAAATCTTCATGAAATTGGTGGTGGATGTATGA
- a CDS encoding VOC family protein yields the protein MAIEVYFNFNGNCREAAEFYAEAFKAEKPQIMTFGEANNDPNFTVPEDAKDLVMHTRLDIRGSRLMFSDTWPGSPFTVGNNITVAVVDSDEDFLRSSFKALSEGGNVVMDLQETFWSKCYGSLVDKFGVTWQFSHENGEDYSI from the coding sequence ATGGCAATCGAAGTATATTTCAATTTTAATGGCAATTGTCGTGAAGCAGCAGAGTTTTATGCAGAAGCATTCAAAGCAGAAAAACCTCAAATAATGACGTTCGGTGAAGCGAATAATGATCCGAACTTCACGGTTCCTGAAGATGCAAAAGATTTAGTCATGCATACTCGTCTAGATATCCGAGGAAGCAGACTAATGTTCTCTGATACATGGCCTGGTTCTCCATTTACTGTTGGGAACAACATCACAGTGGCAGTAGTAGATTCAGATGAAGACTTTTTAAGATCATCATTTAAAGCTCTATCTGAAGGTGGCAATGTGGTCATGGATCTTCAAGAAACATTTTGGAGCAAATGTTACGGAAGCTTAGTGGACAAGTTCGGTGTAACTTGGCAATTCAGCCATGAAAATGGGGAAGATTATTCAATTTAA